GGCTGGCCATCCGGAACAGCGGCTCGCCCACGAAGGTGCCGGCGATGCCGCTCGCGATGTGATCGTTGAGGGACGGCGGCGAGGTCTCCCCGGCGGTCTCCCAGAGGAAGCTGCCGGCGAGAGTGTAGAGCAGCGACTGCCAGTAGTTGAGGCCGGACGATCGCCCGAGCCCGTAGTAGATGCTGCCCTGATAGGGATGCCCGAGCTGGTTGACGCTGAACGGATCGTGGTCGATCACCACCGAGCTGGTCAGGTTCTTCCAGATGGAGTCCGCGTCGGTGCCGTACGTCTCCCTACTGATGACGTGTCGGTCGAACTGGTTGAGGCCCAAGAGGAAGCCGCCGACCTCGAGGGCCGGAACGAGGTAGCTCTTGCCTTCCCCGGTCTCCCAGCTCAGTCGCGGGGCGGCTGCGGGCTCGTCCGCGAAGCCCGCAATCGGAGTCAGGAGGGCAAGGCCGAGGGCGCCGCCGAGGAGCGCGCAGTGCACCTCGCCGACACGCCCCGGCCGCATGCGCGCAAGGTAGCACAGGCGCGTGGCTGGCTCAAGAACACGGCTTCGAATCCCGTGAGCGCCAGCACTCGAAGATCTTGCGCTCGCATGGCGCCGAGCCGCCGGCTCGGATCAGGACGTCGGGCTCGACGCCGAGGAAGCGCTACACGCGCAGGCGGGGGTCCAGGAGGTCCCGCATGCCTTCCCCGAGCAAGTTGGCGCCGATCACCGCCACGAGAATGGCGAGGCCCGGGAACGTCGCGATCCACCAGTAACCGAAGATGAACTCCCGCCCCTGGCTGAGCATGGCCCCCCACTCCGGGCTGGGCGGCTGGGCCCCCAGGCCCAGGAAGCTCAGCGTGGCGGCGATGAGCAGGGCGTTGCCGAGTCCGAGGGTGCTGAGCACGATCACCGGCGCCAGGATGTTGGGGAGGACGTGGCGGGCGATCACCCGCAGATCCACGGCGCCGGAGGCCTTTACCGCCTCGATGAAGGTCCGTGTCTTCAGATCGAGCACCGAGCCGTTCACCACGCGGATGTACGCGGGCATCGAGGACACACCCACCGCGACGATGACGTTCTCCAGGC
The window above is part of the Candidatus Methylomirabilota bacterium genome. Proteins encoded here:
- a CDS encoding DUF3943 domain-containing protein; translation: MRPGRVGEVHCALLGGALGLALLTPIAGFADEPAAAPRLSWETGEGKSYLVPALEVGGFLLGLNQFDRHVISRETYGTDADSIWKNLTSSVVIDHDPFSVNQLGHPYQGSIYYGLGRSSGLNYWQSLLYTLAGSFLWETAGETSPPSLNDHIASGIAGTFVGEPLFRMASLLLEGGGERPGFWRELAAAVLSPPTGFNRLVFRDRFAAVFPSRNP
- a CDS encoding ABC transporter permease gives rise to the protein MQLGAFPEFRRFLRHKGAVAGGALLLAMVLGAVLAPRLAPYDPVGHDQRASLQAPGRSHALGTDVFGRDILSRVIWGGRESLRVGLLAVAVGGIIGTVLGLLAGYYEGWTGTIVLRLTDLLLALPGILLALTIVAATGPSLENVIVAVGVSSMPAYIRVVNGSVLDLKTRTFIEAVKASGAVDLRVIARHVLPNILAPVIVLSTLGLGNALLIAATLSFLGLGAQPPSPEWGAMLSQGREFIFGYWWIATFPGLAILVAVIGANLLGEGMRDLLDPRLRV